The Miscanthus floridulus cultivar M001 chromosome 7, ASM1932011v1, whole genome shotgun sequence genome includes a region encoding these proteins:
- the LOC136463447 gene encoding SNAP25 homologous protein SNAP33-like encodes MPRGGKPAASSKPNPFDSDSDSESKNKPAAKKSGAYQAPADAKKRYKDGFRDSGGLENKSVQELEHYAAYKAEETTDALAGCLRIAEDIKQDASDTLITLHKQGEQISRTHEKAVEIDQDLTKSESLLGSLGGFFSKPWKPKKTRQIKGPAQVSRDDSFKKKASRMEQRDKLGLSPRGKRDPRHYAEATDAMDKVQIEKKKQDDALDDLSDVLGQLKGMAVDMGSELDRQNEALDNLQGDVDELNSRVKGANQRARKLVAK; translated from the exons ATGCCACGCGGCGGAAAGCCCGCGGCTTCGTCGAAGCCGAACCCCTTCGACTCCGACTCGGACTCCGAGTCTAAGAATAAGCCGGCGGCGAAGAAGTCCGGGGCGTACCAGGCCCCCGCCGACGCCAAGAAGCGGTACAAGGACGGGTTCCGCGACTCGGGCGGGCTGGAGAACAAGTCGGTGCAGGAGCTGGAGCACTACGCCGCGTACAAGGCCGAGGAGACCACCGACGCGCTCGCCGGCTGCCTGCGCATCGCCGAGGACATCAAGCAGGACGCGTCCGACACGCTCATCACGCTGCACAAGCAGGGGGAGCAGATCAGCCGCACGCACGAGAAGGCCGTCGAGATCGACCAGGACCTCACCAAGAGCGAGTCGCTTCTCGGCAGCCTTGGAGGCTTCTTCTCCAAGCCATGGAAGCCCAAGAAAACGAGGCAGATCAAGGGACCGGCACAGGTGTCACGAG ATGACTCCTTCAAGAAGAAGGCCAGCCGCATGGAGCAGAGGGACAAGCTCGGGCTGAGCCCGCGAGGGAAGCGCGATCCTCGCCACTACGCCGAGGCCACCGATGCCATGGACAAAGTCCAG atcgagaagaagaagcaggacgACGCCCTCGATGACCTCAGCGACGTGCTGGGCCAGCTCAAGGGCATGGCCGTCGACATGGGCTCCGAGCTTGACAG GCAAAACGAAGCGCTGGATAATCTGCAAGGCGACGTGGACGAGCTCAACTCCAGGGTGAAGGGAGCCAACCAACGTGCGCGCAAGCTGGTCGCCAAGTAG
- the LOC136465659 gene encoding uncharacterized protein: protein MGTMRLTKELIDGGSGLNILYVSTLYKMGIPRSSLWPSKAPFYGIMPGKEVVPLGCIWLNFTFSQPDNFRKEPLTSEVVDFPVVYHALLSRSCFAKFMAIPNYTYLKLNVPSPKGVITVEGSFEQAYYYEQYCVA, encoded by the coding sequence ATGGGCACCATGCGCCTCACCAAGGAGCTGAtagatgggggcagcggcctcaacatactctatgtCAGCACCCTCTACAAGATGGGCATCCCCCGGAGTAGCCTATGGCCTAGCAAGGCACCGTTCTACGGGATCATGCCGGGGAAGGAAGTTGTGCCCCTTGGGTGCATTTGGCTCAACTTCACCTTCAGCCAACCAGACAACTTCCGCAAGGAGCCACTCACATCCGAGGTGGTTGACTTCCCTGTTGTCTACCATGCCCTTCTCAGTCGATCGTgctttgccaagttcatggccatccccaactacacttacCTAAAGCTCAATGTGCCTAGCCCAaagggggtcatcaccgtcgagggcagcttcgagcaagcctactactatGAGCAGTATTGTGTTGCCTAA